A section of the Triticum dicoccoides isolate Atlit2015 ecotype Zavitan chromosome 7A, WEW_v2.0, whole genome shotgun sequence genome encodes:
- the LOC119328770 gene encoding PHD finger protein ALFIN-LIKE 3-like → MDASRAGSSSNPTPSRCRLTVPFHGRPSPTPLPAHPGEWRSRPAVSWTVENIYEDFSGRRSALVQALTTGKEPMCLYGYPDGSWELTLPEEMVPLDLPVPTRGINRRRDYMNRSDYLTLVAHHSDSWLMGVTFFLSTYLAANQRTCLFDMVNEMRTVHDEFYLSYGLPWLSTFVRYNANWESSASTQENVSNPDVDSIAPAEENVPPSQDSMQVLSAPNRDSRKPAKDKQKDNEVTDFCGSCNAPYHANAFWIGCDECDQWFHGKCVKVTASEAEHIKEYKCPDCIREVIGE, encoded by the exons ATGGACGCATCTCGCGCCGGCTCCTCCTCCAACCCCACTCCCTCCAGGTGTCGTCTCACCGTTCCCTTTCATGGGCGGCCTTCACCAACCCCGCTGCCGGCACACCCTGGTGAATGGCGGTCCCGCCCGGCCGTCTCATGGACCGTGGAGAACATCTATGAGGACTTCTCTGGCCGCCGCAGCGCGCTTGTCCAAGCCCTCACCACAG GTAAAGAGCCAATGTGCTTGTACGGGTACCCGGACGGTAGTTGGGAGTTGACGCTGCCGGAGGAGATGGTGCCGCTAGACCTGCCAGTGCCGACACGAGGCATCAACCGCCGGCGAGATTATATGAACCGTTCTGACTACCTGACACTCGTCGCCCACCACTCCGACTCGTGGCTCATGGGCGTCACCTTTTTCTTGTCCACTTATCTCGCCGCCAACCAAAG GACATGTTTATTTGATATGGTAAACGAGATGCGAACAGTGCATGACGAATTCTATCTCTCTTATGGTCTTCCTTGGCTATCAACATTTGTGCGTTACAATGCAAACTGGGAGTCGAGCGCATCAACTCAAGAGAATGTGTCCAATCCAGACGTAGACTCTATCGCACCTGCTGAAGAGAACGTGCCACCTTCTCAAGACTCAATGCAAGTTTTGTCTGCTCCAAACAGGGACTCTAGGAAGCCTGCTAAAGACAAACAAAAGGATAATGAAGTTACCGACTTTTGTGGATCTTGTAATGCTCCGTATCATGCCAATGCCTTTTGGATTGGTTGTGACGAATGTGACCAGTGGTTCCATGGCAAATGTGTGAAGGTAACTGCCTCTGAAGCAGAACATATCAAAGAATACAAGTGTCCTGACTGCATCCGCGAGGTGATCGGAGAGTAG